The segment TGAatatcaaatgtgttgattaggTCATATCCATTTTTTACCCACATTGCAGAACAGTCGAAATTGACAAGCATCCATTTATGGGGGTTGAAATCAAAGGAGTCTGCGTATTCAACTCCCTTCATCAACCCTCTGAATTCGGGGCAGATGAAGGCTGCTCCGGCATAGGCTGCGTCAACGTGTAGCCAGACGTCGGATTCATTGCACACTGGACCCAGCTCGTACAATGGGTCAAAGGCGCAGGTTCCTGTGGTGCCAAGATTGGCAATTACGTAGCACGGTATCAAGCCTTTAGCTCTGTCCTCTTCGAAGGCGTTCTTAAGAGTTTCCCCTCGAAGTCTTCCTTCTGGATCAGATTTGAGTAATCGCATTTTCATTGATCCAAGTAACCCAGATTTTTCTACGGAGGAATTGCATTGGTCAGATGTGTAAGCTACGAGTTTAGCGTTGAGTTCTCCTTCATTGAGGGTAGGATCGTTGCGCATGAGCCTGtgaacagttttgtttttggccACTAGCAATCCGACTAAGGTCGCTTCACTAGCTGATCCctgcaaaaataattttattaaaatcataattgGACATGATGACCTTGCACGAGGTTGACCGTTACGTTGATAATTAAAAGTTGGTAATTGTATCATATGTGATTTCAGGCTCATTTTATACGAACCTGAATTACTCCTCCTCCCGGTCCATCCGAGCAGTTAAGGAATTCCTCTGGCAGTCCAAGTAATTTGCCCAACCAGTTCATAGTAACCACTTCCAGTTCTGTGCATGCAGGGCTGGACATCTGCAAAGATACAAATACGAAGTAAGTTGATACATTTTTAAGGTATCCATGGAGACCGAACtactttaaaaagaaatatgaatcCTTTTCATGctctatcccgtaggaattcaGAAAGTTCCCTTTTAATGTATAGGTACCTCTAGGATCCTCAGGAatattaccaaatttcaagtctctagcctGGGCTCTCTAGTTGTTAAGTGATTTAGGTAGTGCGTTGGCCATCAATCAGTCAATCAATCATGCAGCACTTTACTATAGTAAGTAatagattgaaataaaataatgaatagtgaaaaataatgaatacaGCGAAGCGTCACTAACTAACGGGCAGTAGAACTCtaataaatgttaaatgtatatgttatggaccaagtgattGATAAGGGCATTAtttataatgcccgggcattatggaTAATGACAGGCTTCCGGGCATACTGGGCAGTGATTATtatctaaacttcattatttatcacattgtcaggtcattatgaatattgctacatGCTCATTCAGCAATTTGATTAAAACTGATTTTTGGCCAACTGAAGTCTGATTCAATCAATcggaaagttaggtgcgacgacgagcgcagcgaggaggagggtgttaggttcaactgcgACCAAAACATGTAACAAACAGTGATAGAgatttttcataatgcccgggcattatgaaaaaataccgatttttcGCTTGGTCCAGAAAATATATAAACCAAATGAACaagtactataaaaaaaacctacccaACTAAACCCAATAACGGCCAGGCTGTCACTGAGCAGCCCTCCCACAATTCCTGGGAACGAGCTTCCAGTCGGATAAAAGGCGTGGAACTGCGGCGAATGCCAGTGAGTTATCTGAAATACAATGCCGAAGTTAGTAAGagatctgaggccgtattgtctaacgtctGGGTGTTCGCGATCgtaatcgcattcaccatctctttcacCCTcactaccctcatcttataccttgtgatagaaagaagtggtgaagaCGATTGTGATTCCCTATGTTAAATCtaattaaacaaatttaatcaacATACTTTAGGTATTCTTATGTGCACTGTTTAGATTTGCGTAGAAATCggattgtaaatattttttttattattttaaaatatgccATGCCAATAAgtcataatcctactaatattataaatgtgaaagtttgtgagtgagtatgtgagtgagtgagtgagtatgtttgttacttcttcacgctgaaacggctggacggatttggatgaaatttggcgaaaagttagtttataacctggattaaaacatagaatactttttatcccggtattcccacgggatagggataaaatcttgaaataacaacctctgggcttagagtcatgaaatttttgtatgtaggtagttggaagtttggaataacagataggtgactttttgacccgatattcccacgggatacctagggataaaatattgaaataacaaccgcagggcttagagccatgaaatttagtacgtaggtaggtagctggacctctggaataacacataggctactttttatcccgttattcccccgggataggggtaaaatcttgaaataataaccgctgggcttagagtcatgaaatttggtacgtaggtaactggacgtctggaataacacgtaagggactttttgactcgatattcccacgggatacctagggataaaatctcgaaataacaaccactgggcttagagccatgaaatttggtatgtaggtagctggacctctggattaacacacaggctaatttttatcccgatattcccacgggatagggataaaatcttgaaataataaccgctgggcttagagtcatgaaatttggtatgtaggtagctggacctctggaataacacataatctatactttaccccgatattcccacgggataaggattaaatcttgaaatattaaccgctgagcttagagtcattaaattcggtatgtaggaagctggatgtctagaaaaacacatagacgactttttgacccgatattaccacgggatacctaggaataaaatgtcgaaataacaaccgctaggcttagaggcatgaaatttggatgtaggtagccgtatgtctggaataacacataagtacctacgctactttttatcccgatattcccacggtatagttttgtaactaagggaccccatacatccctgtattattattattattatttcgtatttttttctttaattgtatactgtagtttttaagtattttatttgtaattattttattttgaaaaaaatgactttctgccaagtttcttgcggcgcattcttcttagcaatgatggtctttccgaaagcgctggtagtataaaaaatgacgtgtaaaagtgccctttgccgcctatttactgaataaatgatttgaatttgaattgaattttgaattttgcacaccgaatagtttacgcgtgcgaagctgcgggtaaaagctagtattattatagaAATTAAGATGTCCAATATTTAAACGATCACTATAAATGTTGATAGGTCGCTACCTTACCTACCTTACCTTGCCaccttattttaataattatatccgAAGGgaatataattaagtataacCACTACGCTTATTGATTATATCCGtacttagttaatttaaattcagaCTACGAGTAAATCCAGTTTTACAATCGCAAACACCTTTTGGGGTactattttttgtacattttgatttcctatatttataatttaaagttattgCATTCCAATAGAAAAGATCGGTTAGTTAACAAATGAATACAGACGCCAGGCATAATTGATTGACTGAAGTCATTCAAGACATCTTTCCAGCTCTCCGGCTCTTCAGGAGCATTTTCTGGTAAGAGTTTCAGCAAATATCCTGGTTCCACTGAAGGCAGCACATCcctgaaatgtaaaaaaaaaccgtgcgaataaaagaagaaactgactgactgattagTCAATTTAACCTTTGTAAGTACCCTGATGTGTTAACCAGTCGATGGGTCGAACAGCTTAGTCGATTGACACATCAAGGTACAGTTTTTAACTACTGACTGAGAGAAGGATCTTGAAGTTGGCAAGAATGTCGGTTTTTTGTAATGGGGGCGAAGCCGACTGCGTAAGCTTGTACAGGGTCAGAATTTTACAAGAGTCGGccggtgtttttatttatttatttattttcattacctATTATAGTGGTCAGATTGCCTTGATCGTTAAAATTTTCATGTGTGAAAGAAGGAACGGTCAACTAATAAAGCtgcattgcattttttttattccggtttttttttttttaaatagataagatgtgtttatttagaattacACTAAGTGACTAAGTGAATGAATACAATACATAAGCTATATACAATTAATTACTTTAgtaatatttaatacctttaataagaaacaaattatagacatttatttatttattaatttagggTTTTTGGAAACGGCTCTTATAATTGCGAtaaaattttctatgatgcGAACAATATTGATATAGCTTGCTcatatctctgggaaaacgcttgttatagAGTTTTAGCCCGTGGGGAGCTCGGTCACCCATAACTATTTACGTACTTCTGTACCTCAAACTACATAAAAACTAACTAAGACAAGATATGTGATCGGAGAATCAATAAATGGCTTGGTATAGAATAGTCCCgcgcttaaaaaaaaaatctcgctCAACTCTCTCGCTTTACGAGTATCAGGGGAACACATTCCCTCTTTCATAATGCAATAAAGTGTTATGTCACAAAAATTAACGGAAATTGTACATCTAATAAATAGGTTATTCGCCGCAGCTTGCTTGCTCATTAGTCAGGTATTATCGAGTAATTTAATTCTTCAACAAAAACTAAGGTATCTTTCGTGCCTTGAACGATTAGCACAAAGCAATGGAAAATATTATGTTCTTTTAATGACGTGACTGGACAATAGAATGAATTGTCACCTGCGAATAACTGTACCTAGTTAGTggaggttttttatttatttaggtgggtattcatttatttaattacttttgccAGCTAAACTTACCAAATAGGGATAGGTACGATATGTGATAGCAtagcatttataaataaaacaattcttaATTTTTTGATTGATCCTTTTATGTAACTTATATAGTTATATGTACGTGAAaaaatgttatgcgaaataacttCATTTcctatttataattatgattcCTACGATAAGCTCAACTTCTCGTATTAGGTATATCAATATTAAGTATTTAGGTatttcaatttcattaaatCATCAATCAATGTCCTACAACAATAGCTATTAAGATCATTTTGTAATACTAACCAATGGATCTGAGctgagtaaataaattattataattatatcacTTCTGTTCTGTTGTTTCAcagttttattgttaaattagaTGTAAAAAATAATCCACGATTATTTAAGGTTACAAGTATACATGACAATATTCGTaaaggtataggtacctactgatgtTACTAAACGCCTGATTTAAAAAAGCAATTGATTCAAATTAGGTTCTAACAGTTTTCGTTGCATACGGCTGTACTGTCCACAAAATAAGTGTTAATAACGATACATATTCCGAACTCATATGATCCATATTCCTCCAATctgtttaatatattttatgcaATGCAATTATTTTGATATCTGCTTTATTGCCCATGAAAATTGAACTAGAATGTAAGTAAATTTGTCACTTTGTCACAAAGTGTCTCAATTAATTAATAGGAGACATATATTATGCCATGCATCAAGTAATTTTAAGCTCTAGTatgaggaaaataaaaaaaaaacgtttgtttctaataataataagtacctgggcgaccgagctttgctcgggctaaaactcgataataagcgttttccaaGAGACaataccaagctagatcgaatttgtcatccccgaaaacccctaaatatataccaaatttcaacgaaatcgttggagccgtttcagagatccccgaaatatatatataggtatatacatatatacaagaattgctcgtttaaagatataga is part of the Choristoneura fumiferana chromosome 29, NRCan_CFum_1, whole genome shotgun sequence genome and harbors:
- the LOC141444319 gene encoding aromatic-L-amino-acid decarboxylase-like, yielding MDSQQFREFGKAAIDLMADYYDTIRTRDVLPSVEPGYLLKLLPENAPEEPESWKDVLNDFSQSIMPGITHWHSPQFHAFYPTGSSFPGIVGGLLSDSLAVIGFSWMSSPACTELEVVTMNWLGKLLGLPEEFLNCSDGPGGGVIQGSASEATLVGLLVAKNKTVHRLMRNDPTLNEGELNAKLVAYTSDQCNSSVEKSGLLGSMKMRLLKSDPEGRLRGETLKNAFEEDRAKGLIPCYVIANLGTTGTCAFDPLYELGPVCNESDVWLHVDAAYAGAAFICPEFRGLMKGVEYADSFDFNPHKWMLVNFDCSAMWVKNGYDLINTFDIQRIYLDDVKTDIKIPDYRHWQIPLGRRFRALKLWTVLRIYGAEGIRNHLRNQISLAQHFAKLVREDDRFLVEPEPSMGLVCFRLKDGDIVTKKLLENLTEKKQIYMVAATYRGRYIIRFVVCSNLTTRQDIEISWNKIRQEADTIIQPTIHTKSQIPAINHFEILSSCEKSK